From a single Nicotiana tomentosiformis chromosome 2, ASM39032v3, whole genome shotgun sequence genomic region:
- the LOC104107817 gene encoding protein N-terminal and lysine N-methyltransferase efm7: MDAALFSPSSLFGGNSSDEENTETQQNVERRHQFPGMELLIQEFSFHQLNANLLWPGTFAFAEWLAQHTSWFRGRRIIELGSGTGALAIFLRKSFQLDITTSDYDDPDVEENIAHNCRANGVSPALPHIRHSWGDVFPIADPDWDLIIASDILLYVKQYENLVKTLCFLLKSYKPKVNETGSGTNEEKDTCSLPRPAFLMSWRRRIGKEDESLFFTGCEKTGLEVNHLGSRVYCIKLEEPSAIEAV; the protein is encoded by the exons ATGGATGCTGCTCTGTTTTCTCCTTCTTCCCTCTTCGGCGGCAACTCCTCTG ATGAAGAGAACACGGAGACCCAGCAAAATGTGGAGAGGAGGCACCAGTTCCCTGGAATG GAATTGCTCATCCAAGAATTCTCTTTTCACCAGCTGAATGCTAATTTGCTTTGGCCTGGGACCTTTGCGTTTGCAGAATGGCTTGCGCAACATACATCCTGGTTTAGAGGGCGTCGCATAATTGAGCTCGGCAG TGGAACTGGAGCTTTGGCCATCTTCTTGAGAAAATCATTTCAACTTGATATTACAACGtcggactatgatgatcctgatGTTGAAGAGAACATAGCACATAATTGTCGGGCGAACGGCGTTTCACCAGCCCTTCCTCACATAAGGC ATTCATGGGGAGATGTTTTTCCGATAGCTGATCCAGACTGGGACCTCATAATAGCAAGTGATATCCTACTAT ATGTGAAACAATATGAGAACTTGGTAAAGACCCTATGCTTTCTCTTGAAATCCTACAAGCCAAAAGTTAATGAAACAGGTTCTGGAACTAACGAAGAAAAGG ATACATGTTCATTGCCTCGGCCAGCTTTCTTAATGAGCTGGAGGCGCAGGATAGGGAAGGAAGACGAGTCACTCTTTTTCACAGGATGTGAAAAGACCGGTCTTGAAGTAAATCATTTGGGATCCCGTGTGTATTGCATTAAGCTCGAAGAACCGAGTGCCATCGAAGCAGTATAA